The DNA window CGAGGTCGGCACGGATGCGCTCGGCCTCGGCGCCACGACGACCGATCACGATGCCCGGACGGGCGGTGTGAATGTCGACGCGGACGCGGTCACGGGTTCGCTCGATCTCGATGCGGCTGACTCCAGCGCGGTCGAGCGAGGTCGCCAGCAGACGGCGGATCTTGACGTCTTCCGCGACGAAGTCGCTGTAACGCTGACCCTTCTTCGTGCTGTCGGAGAACCAACGCGACACGTGGTCGGTCGTGATTCCCAGACGGAAGCCGTATGGATTGACTTTCTGACCCATTACTTGCTCACCTTCTTGGCCTTGGCAGCGCCGGCAGTCTCATCAGGCGTCGAGAGCTCGACGGTGATGTGGCTGGTGCGCTTGAGGATGCGGAACGCGCGGCCCTGTGCGCGGGGACGGAAACGCTTGAGGGTTGCGCCCTCATCGACGTACGCCTTCGCGATGTACAGGTCCTGCTCGTCCAGGAACACGTTGTCCTTGTCGGCCGTGACGCGAGCGTTCGCGATGGCCGAGGCAACGAGCTTGTAGATGGGCTCGCTGGCACTCTGCGGTGCGAACTTCAGGATGGCCAAGGCCTCCTGAGCCTGCTTGCCACGGATGAGCGCGACGACACGACGGGCCTTCTGGGGGGTGACGCGGATGTGTCGCACGCGGGCGATCGACTCCACCATTTCTCTTCCTCCTTCACGTCACCGCGTTAGCGGCGACGGCCCTTCTTGTCGTCCTTCACGTGTCCACGGAAGGTGCGGGTGGGCGCGAACTCGCCGAGCTTGTGCCCGACCATCGTCTCGGTGACGAACACCGGGATGTGCTTGCGACCGTCGTGGACGGCGATGGTGTGACCCAGCATGGCCGGGATGATCATCGATCGACGCGACCAGGTCTTGATCACGTTCTTGTTGCTGGCCTCGTTCGCCGTGACGACCTTGCGGAGCAGGTGGTCGTCGACGAAGGGGCCCTTCTTGAGACTGCGTGGCATCTTCTCTTACTCCTACTTACGCTTCTTGCCGGCGGTACGACGACGAACGATGAGCTTGTCGCTTTCCTTGTTGGGGTGGCGCGTGCGGCCTTCTTTCTGGCCCCACGGGCTGACCGGGTGACGTCCACCGGAGGTCTTGCCCTCACCACCACCGTGCGGGTGGTCGATCGGGTTCATCGCGACACCACGGACGGTCGGGCGGACGCCCAGCCAGCGCTTACGGCCGGCCTTACCCCAGTTGATGTTCGACTGCTCGGCGTTGCCGACCTCACCGATGGTGGCGCGGCAGCGCAGGTCGACGTTGCGGATCTCGCCGGACGGCAGACGGAGCTGCGCGTACGGGCCGTCCTTCGCGACGAGACGCACCGATGCACCCGCGGAGCGGGCCATCTTCGCGCCGCCACCGGGACGGAGCTCGATCGCGTGGATGACGGTACCGGTCGGGATGTTCTTCAAGGGCAGGTTGTTACCCGGCTTGATGTCCGCGCCGGCGCCCGACTCGACGATGTCGCCCTGGCTCAGCTTGTTCGGAGCGAGGATGTAGCGCTTGGTGCCGTCCACGAAGTGGAGCAGCGCGATACGAGCCGTGCGGTTGGGGTCGTACTCGATGTGAGCGACCTTGGCGTTGACGCCGTCCTTGTCGTTGCGACGGAAGTCGATCAGACGGTACTGGCGCTTGTGGCCACCACCGATGTGACGCGTCGTGATGCGACCCTGGTTGTTGCGACCACCGGTCTTCGACAACGGACGAAGCAGCGACTTCTCCGGCGTCGTACGGGTGATCTCCGCGAAGTCCGCGACAGACGAACCGCGACGACCAGGAGTCGTGGGCTTGTACTTACGAATAGCCATTTCTTATTCCTCTTCGTTCCCGGCCGTCTTAGCCAACAGCCGTGAAGATGTCGATGGAACCCGACTTGAGCGACACGATGGCGCGCTTGGTGTCCTTGCGCTTTCCGGTGCCGAACTTGGTGCGACGGGTCTTGCCCTGACGGGTGAGGGTGTTGATCGAAGCGACCTCGACACCGAAGATCTTCTCGATGGCGAGCTTGATCTCGGTCTTGTTCGAGCGCGGGTCGACGAGGAAGGTGTACTTGCCCTCGTCGATCAGGCTGTAGCTCTTCTCGGAGACGACCGGCGCGAAGATGACGTCGCGGGGGTCCTTGTTGATCGCGGTCATGCCGAGACCTCCTCGGTTGCGGCCTTGGCGCCGGTCTTGCTGGCGACGAATGCCTCGAAGGCGGCCTTGGTGAAGACGATGTCGTCGGAGACGAGCACGTCGTATGCGTTCAGCTGGTCGTACGACAGCACGTGCACGTTCTGCAGGTTGCGGACGCTGCGGTGGCTGAGCTCGTCGTTGCGCTGGAGGACGATCAGGACGTGCTTCGAGGAAGCGACGTTCGTCAGGTACTCGGAGACGACCTTCGTCGACGGCTTCTCGCCGAACGAGAGCGAGTCGACGACGTGGAGGCGGCTGCCACGAGCGCGGTCGGAGATGGCACCGAGCAGAGCTGCGGCGATCATCTTCTTGGGGGTGCGCTGCGAGTAGCTGCGGGGCACTGGACCGTGGACGATGCCACCGCCGGTCATCTGAGGTGCGCGGATGGAGCCCTGACGAGCGTTACCCGTGCCCTTCTGCTTGAACGGCTTGCGGCCTGCACCGGACACTTCGCCGCGGCGCTTGGTCTTGTGCGTGCCCTGGCGTGCGGCAGCGAGCTGCGCGACGACCACCTGGTGGATGAGCGGGATGTTGGTCTGAACGTCGAACACCTCGGCAGGAAGGTCGACGGTGCCGGCCTTCTTGAGCTTGGTGTCGAGCACGTCGAGAGTAGCGATAGCCATGGAACTACGCTCCCTTCACTGCGGTGCGGACGAATACGATGCGGCCACGAGCGCCGGGAACGGCACCCTTGACGAGCAGCAGGCCCTTCTCGGCGTCGATCGCGTGAACCCGGAGGTTCAGCACGGTGACGCGCTCGCCACCCATACGACCGGCCATGCGCATGCCCTTGAAGACACGGCTGGGGGTCGAGGAGGCGCCGATGGAACCCGGCTTGCGGTGGTTGCGGTGAGCACCGTGAGATGCGCCCGTTCCCTTGAAGTTGTGACGCTTCATGACACCGGCGAAACCCTTACCCTTCGAAGTGCCGACGACGTCGACCTTCTGGCCGGCCTCGAAGACACCGTCGACGGTGAGCTCCTGGCCGAGCGAGTACTCGGATGCGTCAGCGGTGCGGACCTCGGTGAGGTGACGACGCGGCGTCACGCCGGCCTTGTCGAAGTGACCCGCGTCAGGCTTGCTGACCTTGCGGGGATCGATCTGGCCGTACGCGATCTGCACGGCGTCGTAGCCGTCGACCTCGGGGGTGCGGACCTGGGTGACCACGTTGGGCGTGATCTCGATGACGGTGACGGGAACGAGCTTGTTGTTCTCGTCCCATACCTGGGTCATGCCGAGCTTGGTGCCGAGCAGACCCTTGCTGGTCTTGGTGTTAGACATGTCTTCCTTCCGTCTCTACCGAGCTCAGAGCTTGATCTCGATGTTGACGTCCGCCGGCAGGTCGAGACGCATGAGCGAGTCGACGGCCTTCGGGGTCGGGTCGATGATGTCGATCAGACGCTTGTGGGTGCGCATTTCGAAGTGCTCCCGGCTGTCCTTGTACTTGTGCGGCGAACGGATCACGCAGACCACGTTCTTCTCCGTCGGAAGCGGCACGGGGCCGACGACGGTTGCGCCTGCACGGGTGACCGTGTCGACGATCTTGCGCGCCGAAGTATCGATGACCTCATGGTCATACGACTTCAGTCGGATGCGGATCTTCTGTCCCGCCATGTGTGACTCACTCTCTGTCTCGCGTCGTGCGGATCTCTCCGTATTGGACGCATATCGTGCGCTTTGCAACGTTCGGTTGCTCCGCGCCATTGGCACTACTGGTGTCGCACCACTGTTCTGCTGTCAACGACCACTCGCGTCTTGCGACCCTCGTGGTCATCCACCGGCTTCCACTCCGACTCGTGGTCGGGGCTGGGCGCAGCGCTGCTACGACCTGGATTGCGATGAAGTGATTGGTGTTCTGCTACCCGCGGCCTAGGCTCGATCCCTGTCGCGTTGCCGCGTCTGGGAGCTCCTATGCACTACCTGGCAGTGATCCGCCGGAGCGCGCACAGGCACGCTCGTCCGAAATACTGAACTGGACTAGTTTGCCACGGATCCACCATGCGTGCAACCCGGGCGTGTCGCGATCTCAGGATGGTCAGGATCCGCCCAGTCTCGGGGGTTCCAGCAGTCTCCGGGCCGCTCCTCAGCAGGGGTCCACGGCCTTCTCGACCTCGACCGGATGCACCCCCGGGGTGCCGTCGAAGACCACCTCGTCCACGGCTGAACCCTCGATCGACGCCTCCACCTCGACCGTGACCGTCGCGCCGGGCGGGATGCTCACGATCGCGTACGCGACCGGCCGTCCGTCGTCGCTCCCCGACACGTACGGGACGTCCACACCACCGACTCGGACCGCGCGGATCGCGGAGTCGTCGGGGGCGTAGGCCATGATGCGGAGGCGGATCGTGCCTCGCTCGAGCCCCTCCCGTTCGTAGAAGCCCGCGATGTAGTCGAACTCCTCCGACCCGAGTGACGCCTCGGTGTCGATCGTGTTGGTGAACGCGGACGAGACCGTCACCGGACGCGTGCCATCGGCAGCACAGGAGCCTGCGGCGACCCGCACCCGCTGCTGCAGGTAGTACTCGAGCTTGGAACCGACGGCGTCGGCGAGGTAGAGACCGAAGGAGGCAGCTCGATCCGAGCGCTCCGGGCCCGCTCCCCCGACCCCCGCGAGCACCAGCGCCCGCTCCTCGACCCGGTCAGGGCTCCAAGCGAGCAGACGATGTTCGTCCACCGCCTGCGCCCAGGCCTCGACCGCCTGCGGGACGTCGACCGCACCACCCTGCAGCTGGGCGACGAGCGCCTGCACGGTGGAGGTGAAGGTCGCGTCCTGGGCGCGGTTCGCCTCATCCGTCAGGCCGGGGTGCTCCCGGTAGACGCCGTTCAGGAGCCGCGCGACCAGGGTGTCGCTCGTGATCGCCGAGCCGTCGTCGAGGGCGACCGGGCCGGTCGCCCTGAGGAGGTAGGAGAGGGCAGCGGGGTCGACCGCGAGGATGAGGTCGGGTTCGACCCCCTGGCTCTCCTGCCACAGCTGGGACGCGACCTGCGCGCCATAGGGGAAGTCCGGGCGAGCGGTCACCTCGTGGATGGAGGTGCCGGCGAGCGCATAGCCGTCGCTTCGGTAGAGCTCGTCGGTGTCTGCCGGGAGCGGCAGGACCGGATCGGCATGGGCCACGAAGTCCGCGGCCGAGAGCGTCCGGGTCACGTCGAGCACCCCGTCCTCGATGTGGACGAGGACCGAAGCGCCGGCGATCCCGCCGAGTGCACGGCTCTCCGCCGAGTTCTGGAAGAGCACCGCCACATCACGCGGACCGTCCTCCCCCAGCAGCCCGGGCAGCGCGCGGAGCACCGGCGCCAGGCTGGCGCTGAGCGACGAGGCATCCTGCAGTGGTCCGTCGACGCCGCCGAGCGCCGCGGACACCTGTGGGAGCAGCGCCGAGCGGTCGAGGCGGTCGAGCCGCGCTACCTGCTCCTCCAGTCGCTCGAGCGCCCGGGCGGAGGTCCGGGCGATCTCACCCAGCCGCACGGTGTCGAGCCGACCGTCGACCGCGAGGCCGTCGAGCGGCAGGGCGAGGACCGGTTCCAGCACGTCGTCGACGACCACGTGCGCCGCCTCGACGGCTGTTCGGACGGCTTCGAAGTTGGCCCCGGCGACGGGGACCCGCTCGGCGATCCACCAGTCGACGCCCCGGGTGACTTCGAGGGCACGTTCCACCGCGCGCCCCGCGCGATCCAAGGCCTCAGTGTCGACACCCTCCGCACCGCCTCCGCCGACGCCGGCCCGCACCGCTTCGAGTTCCGGCAGCGCGGCGACGAGTTCGTCACGGACGCCCAGGGCGTGCGTCGCTGCGGAGACCGTCGCGACTCCAGCGCCCAGGAGGACCGACACCCCGAGCAGACAGGGGATCAGCACGCGGGGTCGGAAGCGGCGGCGTGGAGTGGAGGACGAGCGGGACACGTGGACCTCGGGTGGGTGATGTTGCCCGGGTTGGCAGACGTCTCATATATTACACGCCACCGCTGAACATCTGCTGCGAGCATCAGGGAACGACGAAGGGCCCGGAGCATACGCTCCGGGCCCTTCGTGGAACCGACTCGACCGCGGACGGCCGATCAGGTACTTGCGTCAGCTGATGCTTACGCGAGGACCTTCGTGACGGTGCCGGCGCCGACCGTGCGGCCACCCTCGCGGATGGCGTAGCCGAGGCCGACCTCCATGGCGATGGGCTGGATCAGCTCAACGGTCATGTCGGTGGTGTCGCCAGGCATGACCATCTCGGTGCCCTCGGGCAGCGTGATGACGCCGGTGACGTCGGTGGTGCGGAAGTAGAACTGCGGACGGTAGTTCGCGTAGAACGGGTTGTGACGCCCACCCTCATCCTTGGACAGGATGTACGCGGTGCCCTCGAAGTTCGTGTGCGGCGTGACCGAACCCGGCTTGACGACGACCTGGCCGCGCTCGACGTCTTCACGCTTCGTGCCACGGAGCAGGAGACCACAGTTCTCGCCGGCCCATGCCTCGTCGAGCTGCTTGTGGAACATCTCGATACCCGTGACGATCGTCTTCTGCGTCGGGCGGATGCCGACGATCTCGACCTCGGAGTTGATCGCGAGCGTGCCACGCTCGGCGCGGCCCGTGACGACGGTTCCACGACCGGTGATCGTGAAGACGTCCTCGATCGGCATGAGGAAGGGCTTGTCCTTGTCGCGCACGGGGTCCGGGACGTTCTCGTCCACGGCGTCCATGAGGTCGAGGATGCTCTGGACCCACTTCTCGTCGCCCTCGAGCGCCTTGAGGCCCGAAACGCGGACGACCGGAGCGTCCTCAGCGAAGCCCTGCGAGGCGAGGAGCTCGGAGACCTCGAGCTCGACGAGCTCCAGGATCTCCTCGTCGTCGACCATGTCGGACTTGTTCAGCGCGACGAGCAGGTAGGGGACGCCGACCTGCTTGGCGAGCAGCACGTGCTCACGCGTCTGTGCCATCGGGCCGTCAGTGGCGGCGACGACCAGGATCGCGCCGTCCATCTGCGCAGCACCGGTGATCATGTTCTTGATGTAGTCGGCGTGACCCGGGGCGTCGACGTGCGCGTAGTGGCGCTTCGGCGTCTCGTACTCGACGTGCGAGATGTTGATCGTGATACCACGCTGACGCTCTTCCGGCGCGGAGTCGATCGACGCGAAGTCGCGCTGCACGTTGGTCGCGGACGGGAACTTGTCCGCCAGGACCTTCGAGATCGCCGCGGTGAGCGTGGTCTTGCCGTGGTCGACGTGACCGATCGTTCCGATGTTGACGTGCGGCTTGGTCCGCTCGAACTTGGCCTTTGCCACTGTGAGTCCTCCTCAGGACGTTGTGCGGGGCGGCGGGCACCATTCGATGCCCGACGCACTGCAGGGATGTGTATTCATGTTACGCGATCCGGCTGGGTGTTCGCACACCCGGCCGGACCGCGGTGAAGAGAGAGTGAGTGACTACTCGCCCTTGTTCTTCTGGATGATCTCGTCGGCGACAGCCTTCGGGACCTCCGCGTAGCTCTCGAAGGTCATCGAGTACACGGCACGACCAGAGGTCTTCGACCGGAGGTCGCCGATGTAGCCGAACATCTCGGAGAGCGGGACGTTGGCACGGATCACCTTGACGCCGGTGGCGTCGTCCATGGACTGGATCTGTCCACGACGGGAGTTCAGGTCACCGATGACGTCGCCCATGTACTCCTCAGGAGTACGGACCTCGACCGCCATGAGCGGTTCGAGGAGGACGGGGTTGGCACGCGAGTAGGCCTCCTTGAGACCCATCGAGCCGGCGATCTTGAACGCCATCTCCGAGGAGTCGACGTCGTGCGCCGCACCATCGGTGACGATCGCCTTGACACCCACGACCGGGTAGCCGGCGAGGCCACCGACCTGCAGGGCGTCCTGGAAGCCGGCGTCGATCGACGGGATGTACTCGCGCGGGATGCGACCACCGGTCACGGCGTTCACGAACTCGTAGGTCGTCTCCGGAGTGACGTCCATCGGCTCCAGATCGAACTGGATCTTCGCGAACTGACCCGAACCACCGGTCTGCTTCTTGTGCGTGTAGCCGTACTTCTCGACCTTGCGCTTGATGGTCTCGCGGTACGCGACCTGGGGCTTGCCCACGTTGGCCTCGACGTTGAACTCGCGCTTCATGCGGTCGACCAGGATGTCGAGGTGGAGCTCGCCCATGCCCTTGATGACGGTCTGGCCGGTCTCGGTGTTCTGCTCGGTGCGGAACGTCGGGTCCTCTTCGGCCAGCTTTTGGATCGCGGTGCCCAGCTTCTCCTGGTCGGCCTTGGTCTTCGGCTCGATCGCGACCTCGATGACGGGCTCCGGGAAGCTCATCGACTCGAGGACGACCTGGTTCTGCGGGTCGGACAGGGTGTCACCGGTGGTGGTGTCCTTCAGGCCGATGACCGCGTAGATGTGACCGGCGGTGACGAAGTCGACCGGGTTCTCTTTGTTGGCGTGCATCTGGAAGATCTTCCCGATGCGCTCCTTCTTGCCCTTGGTGGAGTTGATGATCTGCGCACCCGAGTCGAGACGACCCGAGTAGACGCGGACGTACGTCAGGCGACCGAAGAACGGGTGCACGGCCACCTTGAACGCGAGCGCGGTGAAGGGCTCGGTCGAGTCGGGGTGACGCTCCACGACCTTCTCCTCGTCGCGAGCGTCGTGCGCCTCGATGGCGGGGACGTCGAGCGGGGAGGGCAGGTAGTCGATGACCGCGTCGAGCATCGGCTGGACGCCGCGGTTCTTGAACGCCGAGCCACAGAGGACCGGGTACATGGTGCTGGTGATGGTGAGGTGACGGATCGCGGCCTTGATCTCCGCGACGGTCAGCTCTTCGCCACCGAAGTACTTCTCCATGAGTGCGTCGTCGGTCTCGGCGACGGCCTCGAGGAGCGCGGTGCGGTACTCGGCCGCCTTCTCCTTGAGGTCTTCCGGGATCTCCTCGATGGCGTACTTGGCGCCCATCTCGACGTCACCCTTGGCGTCTCCACGCCAGGTGAGTGCGCGCATCTCGACCAGGTCGACGACGCCCTCGAAGTTGGACTCTGCACCGATCGGCAGCTGGATGACCAGCGGCTTGGCGCCGAGGCGGCTGATGATGGTGTCTACCGTGAAGTAGAAGTCGGCGCCCAGCTTGTCCATCTTGTTGACGAAGCAGATGCGCGGGACGTCGTACTTGTCGGCCTGACGCCAGACGGTCTCGGACTGGGGCTCGACGCCCTCCTTGCCGTCGAACACGGCGACGGCGCCGTCGAGGACGCGGAGCGAACGCTCGACCTCGACCGTGAAGTCGACGTGGCCGGGGGTGTCGATGATGTTGATCTGGTTCTTGTTCCAGAAGCACGTCGTCGCGGCGGACGTGATCGTGATGCCGCGCTCCTGCTCCTGCGCCATCCAGTCCATCGTCGACGCACCGTCGTGGGTCTCGCCGATCTTGTGGTTGACGCCCGTGTAGAACAGGATGCGCTCGGTGGTGGTGGTCTTGCCGGCATCGATGTGGGCCATGATGCCGATGTTGCGGACCTTGTTCAGGTCGGTGAGCACGTCTTGTGCCACGGGGTCCTCCGGGGATAGGTAGGGGTGAGCTGATTCACTCGGTGATGCGAGGGCGGACGGATCGTCCGCCCTCGCATCGGGCGGCGACTACCAGCGGTAGTGCGCGAACGCCTTGTTCGACTCGGCCATCTTGTGCGTGTCTTCACGACGCTTGACGGCTGCACCGAGACCGTTCGATGCGTCGAGGATCTCGTTCTGGAGACGCTCGGTCATCGTCTTCTCGCGGCGGCCCTTCGCGTAGCTCACGAGCCAGCGGAGAGCGAGGGTGTTGGCGCGGTGAGGCTTGACCTCGACCGGCACCTGGTAGGTGGAACCACCGACGCGGCGCGAACGCACCTCGAGGGTCGGACGGACGTTGTCGAGCGCCTTCTTGAGCGTGACGACGGCATCCTGCTGGTTCTTGGCGGTGACGCCTTCGAGTGCGTCGTAGACGATGCGCTCAGCGAGGCCCTTCTTGCCGTCCAGCAGGATCTTGTTGACGAGCTGGCTGACGATGGGGGCGCCGTAAACGGGATCGGCGACGACGGGGCGCTTCGGAGCTGGACCCTTGCGAGGCATTACTTCTTCTCCATCTTCGCGCCGTAGCGGCTGCGAGCCTGCTTGCGGTTCTTGACGGCCTGCGTGTCCAGGGCGCCACGGACGATCTTGTAACGGACACCCGGGAGGTCCTTCACACGACCGCCACGGACCAGGACCAGCGAGTGCTCCTGGAGGTTGTGGCCCTCACCGGGGATGTACGCGGTGACCTCGGTACCGTTGCGCAGCTTCACGCGGGCGACCTTGCGCATCGCCGAGTTCGGCTTCTTCGGGGTGGTGGTGTACACGCGGGTGCACACACCCGCCTGCTGCGGGTTGCTCTTCAGGGCGGGCGCCTTGGTCTTGACGACCTTGGGGCTGCGGCCCTTCCGAACCAACTGCTGAATGGTTGGCACTACTAGCTCCTTGATGATGACTGCACGGTGACAGTGGTACTGCAGCATTCGTGGGCCGGTCTCCCGGATCACGAGGTCGTATGGACCCACCGGCGCCGCGCGAATGCGCGTCGCTTGGATGGTGGGTATGCCGTGGGGGCGATCGACTGCCGGGACCAGCCCGGCCGGGATCCACCCGATGGTGCGAGACGGGCGTCCGCTCCGCGAGTCACCCTCCGAGGAAGGCGGACAGCACGAGAGCGCACGACAGTGCGCACACCCAACCAAGACTAGCCCGAGCCGGAGCTGCGGTCAAACGACGACGACCCCTGGAAGCCGTGCTCCCAGGGGTCGTCCAGCTGTCGGTCTACGGCAGGGGGACGAACGTCGCGCCCTCGTCCGTGAACCCCTCGACCGTGCCGCCGACGTTGAAGTCGACGGGGCCGCCGCCGCCGGGGCCGGTCTGGCCGGTGGCCGGGTCGGTGAGGGTGCACGTCATCGACATGCGCCCGACGGTCTCCGATTCGACGCTCCACCCGGTGCCGTTGAACTCGCCGACCGTGAAGGTCGGGCGGGTGTCGAACGTCCAGGTCACGCCGGAGGGGGTGTAGCCGGTGGCGTTGCGGATCTCGTAGGGGCAACCGGTCGGCGCGATCTCGGTCGACGCTCCGCAGCCGTCGATGTAGGTGTTGACGGCTTCCTCGATCGCCGTCGTCCCGGCGTCGGTGAGCGCGACCGAGAGGGTGGCCGGCTCAGCCGTCTGTCCGTAGCCGAGCGCCGTCGCGGTCGTGGCCTCAGCCGAGTACCAGTCGCTCTCACTGAGGGCGACGTCGTAGGTGCCCGGGAGCGCCCGCAGCTGGTAGGAGCCTTCGGCGATCGGCTCGACGTCCGTCAGGTCCACCCCGCCGACGGTCGCGACGGCGTCATCCGGTGCGACCACGTCGACCTGGACGGTACTGAGCTCGGGCGCCTCGAGCTTCCACTTGTCGAAGAGCACGGCGTCCTTCCCGACCTTCGTGAGCGTGAACTCCTGGTCGACGCTCTCGCCGCCCTGGGTGAGTCGTGCCTGCACCGTCGCGGTGTCGCCGCTCGTGGTCGTCTTGCCGATCGTGTACCCCGAGACCTTCCCCGAGGCCTCCTTGTACGCCTCGTCGGTCAGGAGCACGTCGGCGTCGGACACCTCGGTGCCGGAGAGCTTCAGCGCCTCCTCGGCGTCGCCCGCCTTCAGCGCGTCGAGGTAAGCCTTGACCGTGACCTCGGGCGCATGGAGCGAGTTGCCGATGCTCACGCCGACGATGCCGCCGACGATGATGAGCAGGAGCGCGCTGCCACCGGCGATGATGCCGGTCAGGCCCTTCTTCGACAGTTTCTTCTTGGGCGGCTGACCGGCACCGCCGTCGTACGAACCGCCGCCCTGGCCGTACGGTGCCTGGCCGTACCCGCCCGGTGCCTGTGCGTACTGTTCAGTGGGCTGCTGGCCGTACTGGCCCGTGTCCTGCTGGCCGTACTGACCCGTCTGCCCATACTGGCCCGTCTGGCCGTACTGACCGGACTGCTGGCTGTACTGACCCGACTGCTGTCCGTACTGACCGGTCTGCTGGCCGTACTGGCCCTGCTGCTGACCGTACTGGCCGGACTGCTGGTCGCCGGACCCCGACGGCTGCGTCGGCGACTGCCCGTAGGGCGACTGCTGGCCGGACTGCCCCGTCGGGTGCTGGCCCGAGGCGGAGGACTGCGGGCCGTTGCCCTGCCAGCCCTGCTGCGGGTCGGGCTGAGCGGGCGGCTGCTGCCACTGGGGCTGCTGCGGGTTCTGATCTCCTGGACCGGTCATGGTGTTGCGCCCCCAATGAGCATGGATCGTGCTGCTGACAAGTGCTCGAAAGTATAGTGACGCCTGTTGGACAGCACGATGGGGAGATCTCCCCTCCTGGGTCCGGGAAGACCCCGACGCCTCCCAGGCGGAGGCGACTACCAGGGGGACGTCGGCGAATCGAGTTCGAGCGCGAGATCGTCGAGGAGCGCCGCCACCTGCGGTTCCACGTACCGTTCGATCGCGTCGTGGATGGCCCGGCGGTGTCCGATGAGGAGTTCGCACACCCGGCGACCGGTCTCGTTCGCGCACTGGTCGGCCAGGGCGATCTCGGTGCGCAACGCCTCCTTCGCGTCGTCCGACAGCGGCGGCGGGGGCGGCACGGCTCGCGCCTGGGACGCACCGAGCTCGGTCAGGGTGAAGAGGTACGGCTGGCCGGGATCCGGATCGGGGTCGAGCTGGAGTCCGTCGAACTCGGGGTCGAGCCCCTCCCCCGGCCGGTAGGCCCGCTGCGCCTCACGGAGGTCGGCCGCCCGCAGTTCAGCGCGCAGGATCGGCAGGTTCCGGTCCGTGTACTCCGCGACCGCGTGGTCGACGATCGTCTTCATGCGGG is part of the Plantibacter sp. Leaf314 genome and encodes:
- the rplD gene encoding 50S ribosomal protein L4 is translated as MAIATLDVLDTKLKKAGTVDLPAEVFDVQTNIPLIHQVVVAQLAAARQGTHKTKRRGEVSGAGRKPFKQKGTGNARQGSIRAPQMTGGGIVHGPVPRSYSQRTPKKMIAAALLGAISDRARGSRLHVVDSLSFGEKPSTKVVSEYLTNVASSKHVLIVLQRNDELSHRSVRNLQNVHVLSYDQLNAYDVLVSDDIVFTKAAFEAFVASKTGAKAATEEVSA
- the rplW gene encoding 50S ribosomal protein L23, with translation MTAINKDPRDVIFAPVVSEKSYSLIDEGKYTFLVDPRSNKTEIKLAIEKIFGVEVASINTLTRQGKTRRTKFGTGKRKDTKRAIVSLKSGSIDIFTAVG
- the tuf gene encoding elongation factor Tu is translated as MAKAKFERTKPHVNIGTIGHVDHGKTTLTAAISKVLADKFPSATNVQRDFASIDSAPEERQRGITINISHVEYETPKRHYAHVDAPGHADYIKNMITGAAQMDGAILVVAATDGPMAQTREHVLLAKQVGVPYLLVALNKSDMVDDEEILELVELEVSELLASQGFAEDAPVVRVSGLKALEGDEKWVQSILDLMDAVDENVPDPVRDKDKPFLMPIEDVFTITGRGTVVTGRAERGTLAINSEVEIVGIRPTQKTIVTGIEMFHKQLDEAWAGENCGLLLRGTKREDVERGQVVVKPGSVTPHTNFEGTAYILSKDEGGRHNPFYANYRPQFYFRTTDVTGVITLPEGTEMVMPGDTTDMTVELIQPIAMEVGLGYAIREGGRTVGAGTVTKVLA
- the rplC gene encoding 50S ribosomal protein L3; translation: MSNTKTSKGLLGTKLGMTQVWDENNKLVPVTVIEITPNVVTQVRTPEVDGYDAVQIAYGQIDPRKVSKPDAGHFDKAGVTPRRHLTEVRTADASEYSLGQELTVDGVFEAGQKVDVVGTSKGKGFAGVMKRHNFKGTGASHGAHRNHRKPGSIGASSTPSRVFKGMRMAGRMGGERVTVLNLRVHAIDAEKGLLLVKGAVPGARGRIVFVRTAVKGA
- the rplV gene encoding 50S ribosomal protein L22, with translation MVESIARVRHIRVTPQKARRVVALIRGKQAQEALAILKFAPQSASEPIYKLVASAIANARVTADKDNVFLDEQDLYIAKAYVDEGATLKRFRPRAQGRAFRILKRTSHITVELSTPDETAGAAKAKKVSK
- the rplB gene encoding 50S ribosomal protein L2; its protein translation is MAIRKYKPTTPGRRGSSVADFAEITRTTPEKSLLRPLSKTGGRNNQGRITTRHIGGGHKRQYRLIDFRRNDKDGVNAKVAHIEYDPNRTARIALLHFVDGTKRYILAPNKLSQGDIVESGAGADIKPGNNLPLKNIPTGTVIHAIELRPGGGAKMARSAGASVRLVAKDGPYAQLRLPSGEIRNVDLRCRATIGEVGNAEQSNINWGKAGRKRWLGVRPTVRGVAMNPIDHPHGGGEGKTSGGRHPVSPWGQKEGRTRHPNKESDKLIVRRRTAGKKRK
- the rpsS gene encoding 30S ribosomal protein S19, which codes for MPRSLKKGPFVDDHLLRKVVTANEASNKNVIKTWSRRSMIIPAMLGHTIAVHDGRKHIPVFVTETMVGHKLGEFAPTRTFRGHVKDDKKGRRR
- the rpsJ gene encoding 30S ribosomal protein S10; this translates as MAGQKIRIRLKSYDHEVIDTSARKIVDTVTRAGATVVGPVPLPTEKNVVCVIRSPHKYKDSREHFEMRTHKRLIDIIDPTPKAVDSLMRLDLPADVNIEIKL
- a CDS encoding DUF4012 domain-containing protein, producing the protein MLIPCLLGVSVLLGAGVATVSAATHALGVRDELVAALPELEAVRAGVGGGGAEGVDTEALDRAGRAVERALEVTRGVDWWIAERVPVAGANFEAVRTAVEAAHVVVDDVLEPVLALPLDGLAVDGRLDTVRLGEIARTSARALERLEEQVARLDRLDRSALLPQVSAALGGVDGPLQDASSLSASLAPVLRALPGLLGEDGPRDVAVLFQNSAESRALGGIAGASVLVHIEDGVLDVTRTLSAADFVAHADPVLPLPADTDELYRSDGYALAGTSIHEVTARPDFPYGAQVASQLWQESQGVEPDLILAVDPAALSYLLRATGPVALDDGSAITSDTLVARLLNGVYREHPGLTDEANRAQDATFTSTVQALVAQLQGGAVDVPQAVEAWAQAVDEHRLLAWSPDRVEERALVLAGVGGAGPERSDRAASFGLYLADAVGSKLEYYLQQRVRVAAGSCAADGTRPVTVSSAFTNTIDTEASLGSEEFDYIAGFYEREGLERGTIRLRIMAYAPDDSAIRAVRVGGVDVPYVSGSDDGRPVAYAIVSIPPGATVTVEVEASIEGSAVDEVVFDGTPGVHPVEVEKAVDPC